One Mangrovimonas cancribranchiae DNA segment encodes these proteins:
- a CDS encoding glycosyltransferase family 4 protein, producing MKHKLLIIGFVWPEPKSSAAGSRMMQLIAFFLSHNYDVTFATTTKKTQNAFNLKQIGAHEVEVELNNSSFDDFLADLKPDIVLFDRFLTEEQFGWRVAECCPNAIRVLDTEDLHFLRKGRQKAFKDKELFNNDYLYNDTAKREIASILRCDLSLIISEYEMTLLQEKFHVNTSLLLYLPFMLPAIPKKEIAKLPKYKSREHFITVGTFLHAPNYQSVLYLKRTIWPKIKAQLPNAKLHIYGAYQSQKVTQLHHEKEGFLIKGFVDDLDDVMQSSRVCLAPLQFGAGLKGKLIDAMKNGTPCAMSSIAAEGMFGTSQPNGFVSDDVNEFVEKTIQLYRQQSFWEESQKNGFEVLEQRFCKYEHQDNFWGKLKAIRSNLKSHRQDNFLGSILQHHYHQSTKFMSKWIEEKNK from the coding sequence TTGAAACACAAACTTTTAATAATTGGCTTTGTATGGCCAGAACCAAAAAGTTCTGCAGCTGGAAGCAGAATGATGCAGTTAATAGCATTTTTTTTATCACATAATTATGATGTGACATTTGCTACAACAACCAAGAAAACCCAAAATGCCTTTAACTTAAAGCAAATAGGTGCCCATGAAGTTGAGGTTGAACTAAACAATTCTAGTTTTGATGATTTTCTAGCAGATTTAAAACCAGACATCGTTTTATTTGATAGGTTTTTAACCGAAGAGCAGTTTGGTTGGCGTGTGGCAGAATGTTGCCCCAACGCTATAAGAGTACTAGATACAGAGGATTTACACTTTTTACGAAAAGGGAGGCAGAAAGCCTTTAAAGATAAAGAATTATTTAATAATGATTATCTCTATAACGATACCGCAAAACGTGAAATAGCCAGTATATTACGTTGCGATTTAAGTTTAATTATTTCGGAATATGAGATGACGTTGTTGCAAGAAAAGTTTCATGTTAATACATCTCTTTTATTGTATTTGCCTTTTATGTTGCCTGCGATTCCCAAGAAAGAAATAGCAAAATTGCCTAAGTACAAATCAAGAGAACATTTTATTACTGTCGGTACATTTTTGCACGCTCCTAATTATCAATCGGTTTTATATTTAAAGCGAACTATTTGGCCAAAAATTAAAGCACAACTTCCTAATGCCAAACTTCATATTTATGGAGCTTATCAATCGCAAAAAGTCACTCAATTACATCATGAAAAAGAAGGGTTTTTAATTAAAGGATTCGTTGATGATTTAGATGACGTAATGCAATCGTCTCGTGTATGTTTAGCGCCGTTACAGTTTGGTGCTGGTTTAAAAGGCAAATTAATAGATGCCATGAAAAATGGAACACCGTGTGCTATGTCTAGTATTGCAGCCGAAGGTATGTTTGGAACATCTCAACCAAACGGCTTTGTAAGTGATGATGTTAATGAGTTTGTAGAAAAAACAATCCAGCTTTATAGACAGCAATCTTTCTGGGAAGAATCACAAAAAAATGGCTTTGAAGTATTAGAACAAAGATTTTGCAAGTATGAGCATCAAGATAATTTTTGGGGAAAATTAAAAGCCATAAGGTCTAATTTAAAATCTCATCGTCAAGACAATTTTTTAGGAAGTATTTTGCAACATCATTATCACCAAAGTACCAAGTTTATGTCCAAATGGATAGAGGAAAAGAATAAATAG
- a CDS encoding T9SS type B sorting domain-containing protein yields the protein MSFSQNQPPNITATGNQVYCPLSQMPIVSFFNIDDPDDTAIEALYIQISTGYQVGSDVLELTGAHPNIQTSWDANQGKLTLAGIAGNQVAYTNLIAAVYDVVFESTTIDLEFEKTFSFTIGEANYLPSTGHYYEYVADVGVSWEEAKVLAENRTYYGLQGYLVTILSEEEAQLSGEQAAGTGWIGGSDAETEGEWKWVTGPESGTVFWNGGTNGSTPNYAFWNTGEPNNLGAEDYAHITAPGLGIQGSWNDLPNVGGDEGDYEPKGYIVEYGGMPGDPTLNLSASTQLNVPRIINTLEAERCGNGTVTLEAEASIGTVYWFSSETGNVIATGNTFITPEINETTTFYALATANSCLEGEKVPVTATVYTLPEVNSPITFNNCDEDGIPDGFTNFNLNEIGDLITNGETSTYTISYYDDISNANQGINTLEAYPYNNINSSVIYVRVEGENGCFKIVTVNLEISTTTLPDDFLVTLQACDTGIEGIEEFNLLDAEQDFLDVFPNAQNLSVHFYETLEDAQLELNEINATVPYTNQNPFSEVLYVRIEDDNGGCYGIGEHLNLIVQSKPEFQLDNRIVFCSNEQSVTLNTYNPQGNYNYEWLDITGAILGTGPNLEVNSGGEYFVIAENENGCFSDIKNISVVTSSSPSISYEDISIRDFSETNSVTINTQHLGSGNYEFSIESSSGPYQDAPYFSNLSYGSYTLYVRDKTGCGVSEIAFSILGHQKFFSPNGDNVNDTWNIKGAGQGYKLTSYITIYDRYGKMIQTITPFEGGWDGTLKGIHLPGSDYWFVARMITNVGEHRILKGHFALIR from the coding sequence TTGAGTTTTTCTCAAAATCAACCACCAAATATTACAGCTACAGGAAATCAAGTTTATTGTCCGTTAAGTCAAATGCCTATTGTGTCTTTTTTTAATATTGATGACCCTGACGATACAGCTATAGAAGCCCTTTACATTCAAATTTCTACAGGCTATCAAGTTGGTAGCGATGTTTTGGAGTTAACCGGGGCGCACCCAAATATTCAAACAAGTTGGGATGCTAATCAAGGAAAATTAACCTTAGCAGGAATTGCGGGAAATCAAGTCGCTTATACCAATTTAATTGCGGCAGTTTACGATGTCGTTTTTGAAAGTACTACAATAGATTTAGAGTTTGAAAAAACATTTTCTTTCACCATAGGTGAGGCTAACTATTTGCCTTCTACAGGACATTATTACGAGTATGTTGCCGATGTAGGTGTATCTTGGGAAGAAGCAAAAGTTTTAGCAGAAAATAGAACATATTATGGGTTGCAAGGTTATTTAGTAACAATTCTATCTGAAGAAGAAGCACAATTATCAGGCGAACAAGCAGCAGGAACAGGTTGGATTGGTGGAAGTGATGCCGAAACAGAAGGCGAATGGAAATGGGTTACTGGTCCAGAATCTGGTACCGTATTTTGGAATGGCGGGACAAATGGATCTACACCAAATTATGCTTTTTGGAATACAGGTGAGCCTAATAACTTGGGAGCAGAAGATTATGCACATATTACAGCACCAGGATTAGGAATACAAGGTTCTTGGAACGATTTACCCAATGTTGGTGGCGACGAGGGAGATTATGAACCAAAAGGTTACATTGTTGAGTATGGTGGTATGCCTGGAGACCCTACGTTAAACTTATCAGCCAGTACGCAATTAAATGTTCCTAGAATAATTAATACATTAGAAGCTGAACGTTGTGGTAATGGTACTGTAACATTAGAAGCAGAAGCTTCAATAGGTACAGTGTATTGGTTTAGCTCAGAAACGGGAAATGTTATTGCGACAGGAAATACGTTTATTACTCCTGAAATTAATGAAACAACTACGTTTTATGCCTTAGCAACAGCAAACAGTTGTTTGGAAGGTGAAAAAGTTCCTGTTACAGCTACAGTATATACGTTACCAGAAGTAAATTCGCCAATTACATTTAATAATTGCGATGAAGATGGCATTCCCGACGGATTTACTAATTTCAATTTAAATGAAATAGGAGATTTAATAACAAATGGAGAGACATCAACTTACACCATTTCATATTATGACGATATTTCTAATGCTAATCAAGGAATAAACACATTAGAGGCCTATCCGTATAATAATATTAACTCCAGTGTAATCTATGTTAGAGTAGAAGGAGAAAATGGATGCTTTAAAATTGTTACGGTTAATTTAGAGATTTCTACCACGACTTTACCCGATGATTTTCTAGTAACCTTACAAGCCTGCGACACAGGAATAGAAGGGATAGAGGAATTTAATTTATTAGATGCAGAGCAGGACTTTTTAGATGTATTCCCTAATGCTCAAAACTTAAGTGTTCATTTTTACGAGACTCTTGAAGATGCCCAGCTAGAATTAAATGAAATAAATGCTACAGTTCCTTATACTAATCAAAATCCTTTTTCAGAAGTTCTTTATGTAAGAATTGAAGATGATAATGGCGGTTGTTATGGTATAGGTGAGCATTTAAATTTAATAGTTCAGTCTAAGCCAGAATTTCAGTTAGATAATAGAATAGTGTTTTGTTCTAATGAACAATCTGTCACACTAAACACATATAATCCACAAGGAAATTACAATTACGAGTGGTTAGATATTACTGGAGCTATTTTAGGAACAGGGCCTAATTTAGAAGTAAATTCTGGAGGAGAGTACTTTGTAATTGCAGAAAATGAAAATGGGTGTTTTTCTGATATTAAAAACATATCGGTTGTAACCTCTTCAAGCCCTAGTATAAGTTATGAAGATATTTCTATTAGAGATTTTAGTGAGACTAATAGTGTAACCATTAATACACAACATTTAGGAAGCGGAAACTACGAGTTTTCTATAGAAAGTAGTTCTGGTCCTTATCAAGACGCGCCATACTTTAGTAATTTATCTTACGGAAGTTATACACTTTATGTTAGAGACAAGACTGGTTGTGGAGTTTCTGAGATAGCATTTTCAATTTTAGGGCATCAAAAGTTCTTTTCTCCCAATGGAGATAATGTAAATGACACTTGGAATATTAAAGGCGCCGGACAAGGATACAAATTAACATCTTACATTACAATTTACGATAGGTATGGTAAAATGATACAAACAATAACTCCTTTTGAAGGTGGCTGGGATGGTACCTTAAAAGGAATACACTTACCAGGTTCAGACTATTGGTTTGTGGCTAGAATGATAACCAATGTTGGAGAACATAGAATATTAAAAGGACACTTTGCTTTAATAAGATAG
- a CDS encoding SRPBCC family protein: MKYQVEVVVACPIDEFIKKFDNMSNMKHWQRGLTSYEFLSGNPGEVGSKTKLIYTMGKRQMVLIETITKKQLPNEFHATYDTKGMHNVQENFFKETEDGQTKWVSKSEFIPTKFTYRLMTLLMPGAFKKQSKQYMMDFKRFVEKGISVTEN, translated from the coding sequence ATGAAATATCAAGTTGAAGTTGTTGTAGCATGCCCAATAGACGAGTTTATAAAAAAGTTCGATAATATGTCTAATATGAAACATTGGCAACGAGGGTTAACATCGTATGAGTTTTTATCGGGTAATCCTGGCGAAGTTGGCTCTAAAACAAAGCTTATCTATACAATGGGAAAACGCCAAATGGTGTTAATAGAAACTATTACTAAAAAGCAACTTCCTAATGAGTTTCATGCAACTTATGATACTAAAGGGATGCATAATGTGCAAGAAAATTTTTTTAAGGAAACAGAAGATGGTCAAACTAAATGGGTATCAAAATCTGAATTTATACCTACAAAATTTACATATCGATTAATGACTTTACTTATGCCAGGTGCTTTTAAAAAACAGTCCAAGCAATATATGATGGATTTTAAAAGGTTTGTTGAAAAAGGCATTTCTGTTACAGAAAACTAG